The following are encoded in a window of Microbacterium sp. LWO13-1.2 genomic DNA:
- a CDS encoding alpha/beta hydrolase, with product MTTFLLIHGGGDTGWAWHRVQAALEARGHRVFAPDLPGDDDALTLDDYAEAAVADIEEGTSLVVVGHSFGGFTAPLVAALRPVEQIVFLAGMVPRPGESPEEWWGNTGSAEAVTAQAAVDGGLTGNSDPFISFYHDVPRVLAEEAMSRERAHPSVAAMSTPWPRDALPDLPTAFLLCRDDRFFPAAFMGRMVRDRLGIEPEEIPGSHCAPLSNPEDVADALERVSERRE from the coding sequence ATGACGACATTCCTGCTCATTCACGGGGGAGGCGACACCGGGTGGGCATGGCATCGCGTGCAAGCCGCTCTCGAGGCACGAGGGCACCGGGTCTTCGCCCCTGACCTGCCGGGCGACGATGACGCGCTGACGCTGGATGACTACGCCGAGGCAGCCGTCGCCGACATCGAAGAAGGAACGAGCCTGGTTGTCGTGGGGCACTCGTTCGGAGGCTTCACCGCTCCGCTGGTGGCCGCACTGCGCCCGGTGGAGCAGATCGTCTTCCTCGCGGGCATGGTGCCGCGGCCCGGCGAATCGCCGGAGGAGTGGTGGGGGAACACCGGCTCCGCCGAGGCGGTGACCGCGCAAGCCGCCGTCGATGGCGGGCTCACGGGCAACAGCGATCCGTTCATCAGCTTCTATCACGACGTTCCTCGTGTGCTTGCCGAAGAGGCGATGTCGCGCGAGCGGGCGCATCCTTCGGTGGCGGCCATGTCGACGCCGTGGCCACGGGATGCGCTACCGGACCTGCCGACGGCCTTTCTCCTCTGTCGCGATGACCGGTTCTTCCCTGCCGCTTTCATGGGTCGCATGGTGCGGGACCGATTGGGTATCGAGCCGGAGGAGATTCCTGGAAGCCATTGCGCTCCGCTGAGCAACCCTGAAGACGTGGCCGACGCACTGGAGCGGGTATCGGAACGACGAGAGTAG
- the thrS gene encoding threonine--tRNA ligase, whose amino-acid sequence MRVNGTLKDLATTLTDGDEVEPVTIDSPDGLNILRHSAAHVLAQAVQRINPQANLGIGPPITDGFYYDFGVEHPFTPEDLKAVTKEMQRIVREGQRFVRRVVTDDEARAELADEPFKLELIGLKGGKEAAEGASVEVGEGELTIYDNTTRDGEVVWKDLCRGPHLPNTRMIGNGWDLTRIAAAYWRGSEKNPQLQRIYGTAWPSKDELRAYQHRLEEAAKRDHRRLGKELDLFSFPEEIGSGLSVWHPRGGMIRGEMEQHARKRHIEGGYTYVYTPHISKEDLFLTSNHLVTYKEGMFPPIVMDEERDENGEITKQGQDYYLKPMNCPMHILIYKERARSYRDLPLRFAENGTVYRNELSGALHGLTRVRGFTQDDSHLFVTPDQLEDEVAKVLEFILSMLRDFGLTDFELELSMKDDEKSKWIGSDEFWESSTDALRRVAVASGLKLTEVPGEAAFYGPKIDLKTRDAIGRVWQLSTVQVDPNLPERFDLEFMDKDGQRKRPIMIHRALFGSIERFFAILLEHYAGDFPVWLSPLQVVGIPIADDYADYLGEVIDTLRSHGVRAELDVSDDRMQKKIRTHTTGKVPLLLIAGEQDRNAGTVSFRYRDGTQENGVPIADAVARIRAAIDAHTLVQTVGDLA is encoded by the coding sequence ATGCGCGTCAACGGCACTCTCAAGGACCTCGCGACGACACTGACCGACGGCGACGAAGTCGAGCCGGTCACGATCGACAGCCCAGACGGACTGAACATCCTCCGTCACTCGGCGGCGCACGTGCTCGCGCAGGCGGTGCAGCGGATCAACCCGCAGGCGAATCTCGGCATCGGCCCGCCCATCACCGACGGCTTCTACTACGACTTCGGCGTCGAGCATCCGTTCACCCCGGAAGATCTCAAGGCCGTCACCAAGGAGATGCAGCGCATCGTCCGCGAGGGACAGCGGTTCGTCCGTCGCGTCGTCACGGACGACGAGGCCCGCGCGGAACTCGCCGATGAGCCCTTCAAGCTCGAGTTGATCGGACTCAAGGGCGGTAAGGAAGCGGCAGAAGGCGCCTCCGTCGAGGTCGGCGAGGGCGAACTCACGATCTACGACAACACCACCCGCGATGGCGAGGTCGTCTGGAAGGATCTCTGCCGCGGCCCGCACCTGCCGAACACCCGCATGATCGGCAACGGTTGGGACCTCACCCGCATCGCCGCCGCCTACTGGCGCGGCAGCGAGAAGAACCCGCAGCTGCAGCGCATCTACGGCACGGCCTGGCCGTCGAAGGACGAGCTGCGCGCCTACCAGCACCGGCTGGAGGAGGCCGCCAAGCGCGATCACCGTCGCCTGGGCAAGGAACTCGACCTGTTCTCCTTCCCCGAGGAGATCGGTTCCGGCCTGAGCGTCTGGCATCCGCGTGGCGGCATGATCCGCGGCGAGATGGAGCAGCACGCACGGAAGCGCCACATCGAGGGCGGCTACACCTACGTCTACACGCCGCACATCTCGAAGGAAGACCTCTTCCTGACCTCGAACCACCTCGTCACGTACAAGGAGGGCATGTTCCCGCCGATCGTCATGGACGAGGAACGCGACGAGAACGGTGAGATCACCAAGCAGGGCCAGGACTACTACCTGAAGCCGATGAACTGCCCGATGCACATCCTGATCTACAAGGAGCGCGCGCGCAGCTACCGTGACCTGCCCCTGCGTTTCGCGGAGAACGGCACCGTCTACCGCAACGAGCTCTCCGGGGCGCTGCACGGTCTGACCCGCGTGCGCGGTTTCACCCAGGACGACTCGCACCTCTTCGTCACCCCGGATCAGCTGGAGGACGAGGTCGCCAAGGTTCTCGAGTTCATCCTCTCGATGCTGCGCGACTTCGGCCTCACCGATTTCGAGCTCGAGCTGTCCATGAAGGACGACGAGAAGTCGAAGTGGATCGGCTCCGACGAGTTCTGGGAGAGCTCGACGGATGCACTGCGACGCGTCGCCGTGGCATCCGGGCTGAAGCTGACAGAAGTTCCCGGTGAGGCCGCCTTCTACGGCCCGAAGATCGACCTGAAGACGCGCGACGCCATCGGTCGTGTGTGGCAGCTCTCGACGGTTCAGGTCGACCCGAACCTGCCGGAGCGCTTCGACCTCGAGTTCATGGACAAGGACGGGCAGAGGAAGCGCCCGATCATGATCCACCGTGCGCTGTTCGGCTCGATCGAGCGATTCTTCGCCATCCTGCTCGAGCACTACGCCGGTGACTTCCCGGTGTGGCTCTCGCCGCTGCAGGTGGTCGGCATCCCGATCGCAGACGACTACGCCGACTACCTCGGCGAGGTCATCGATACCCTGCGATCCCACGGCGTCCGTGCGGAACTCGACGTCTCCGACGACCGGATGCAGAAGAAGATCCGCACGCACACCACCGGCAAGGTCCCGCTGCTGCTGATCGCGGGGGAGCAGGACCGGAACGCGGGGACCGTCTCGTTCCGCTACCGTGACGGCACCCAGGAGAACGGCGTGCCCATCGCGGACGCCGTGGCTCGCATCCGTGCCGCCATCGACGCGCACACGCTCGTGCAGACAGTAGGGGATCTGGCGTGA
- the pdxY gene encoding pyridoxal kinase PdxY, protein MKILSIQSAVAYGHVGNSAAVFPLQRIGVEVLPVYTVNFSNHTGYGAWRGPLIAPDDVREVITGIEERGVFGEIDAVLSGYQGGEGIGDVIIDAVSRVKSANPKAVYACDPVMGNAKSGCFVAPAIPVLLRERVVPVADIITPNQFELGFLTGTEPDTLESTLASVDVARAMGPRTVLVTSVERPDREEGTIEMLAVDDEGAWIVQTPHLPMKANGSGDVTAALFTAHYVQTGSAQTALERTASSVYDLLKATLESGERELQLIEAQEFYANPQMQFTARQVR, encoded by the coding sequence ATGAAGATCCTCTCCATCCAGTCGGCCGTCGCCTACGGCCACGTCGGCAACTCGGCCGCGGTCTTCCCGCTGCAGCGCATCGGCGTGGAGGTGCTGCCGGTCTACACGGTGAACTTCTCGAACCACACCGGCTACGGCGCCTGGCGGGGTCCTCTGATCGCGCCGGATGACGTTCGTGAGGTCATCACCGGCATCGAGGAGCGCGGCGTCTTCGGCGAGATCGATGCGGTGCTTTCCGGGTATCAGGGCGGCGAGGGCATCGGAGACGTGATCATCGACGCCGTGTCTCGCGTGAAGTCCGCGAATCCGAAGGCCGTCTACGCGTGCGATCCGGTGATGGGGAACGCGAAGTCGGGGTGCTTCGTGGCACCGGCGATCCCCGTTCTGCTCCGTGAGCGCGTCGTGCCGGTCGCCGACATCATCACGCCGAACCAGTTCGAACTCGGCTTCCTCACCGGCACCGAGCCGGACACGCTCGAATCCACCCTTGCCTCGGTGGACGTCGCGCGGGCGATGGGGCCGCGGACCGTCCTCGTGACGAGCGTCGAGCGTCCCGATCGAGAAGAGGGCACCATCGAGATGCTCGCGGTCGACGATGAGGGCGCCTGGATCGTGCAGACACCGCATCTGCCGATGAAGGCGAATGGGTCAGGTGACGTCACCGCAGCGCTGTTCACAGCGCACTACGTGCAGACCGGCAGTGCCCAGACAGCGCTTGAGCGCACGGCATCCAGCGTCTACGATCTGCTCAAGGCGACCCTCGAATCCGGCGAACGGGAACTCCAGCTCATCGAAGCGCAGGAGTTCTACGCGAACCCGCAGATGCAGTTCACCGCCCGCCAGGTGCGCTGA
- a CDS encoding HIT domain-containing protein gives MTDTPEQPLEASGHLAGVPDEFQRLWTPHRMAYIQAGPEPLREECPFCEAPKHDDVDRLIVARGETAYVLLNLFPYNSGHLLVCPYRHIATYDQATAEEVAEIGALTQTAMRVLREVSRCDGFNLGMNQGAVAGAGVDGHLHQHVVPRWTSDANFFPIIAKTKALPQLLGEVRHAVAAAWPQ, from the coding sequence GTGACAGATACGCCGGAGCAGCCGCTGGAGGCGTCCGGGCACCTCGCCGGTGTCCCGGACGAGTTCCAGCGGCTGTGGACCCCGCACCGGATGGCGTACATCCAGGCGGGGCCCGAGCCGTTGCGCGAGGAGTGCCCGTTCTGCGAGGCCCCGAAGCACGACGATGTCGACCGGCTCATCGTGGCCCGCGGAGAGACGGCGTACGTGCTGCTGAACCTCTTCCCGTACAACTCAGGTCATCTGCTGGTGTGCCCGTACCGGCACATCGCGACGTACGACCAGGCCACGGCGGAAGAGGTCGCCGAGATTGGCGCGCTGACGCAGACGGCGATGCGGGTCCTCCGCGAGGTCTCGCGTTGCGATGGATTCAACCTCGGCATGAATCAGGGCGCGGTCGCCGGCGCCGGAGTCGACGGTCATCTGCACCAGCACGTGGTGCCGCGGTGGACATCCGATGCCAATTTCTTCCCGATCATCGCGAAGACCAAGGCGCTGCCCCAGCTGCTCGGCGAAGTGCGGCACGCGGTGGCTGCGGCCTGGCCGCAGTAG
- a CDS encoding DUF2807 domain-containing protein, which translates to MRSRLLVLSAAALLIGSALTGCTSFGAGPRVTESLTIDDVSAVELDTGGSLHITLGNAPSLTVTAGAKVIDLLTAEVSAGVLRLGTHGEFFEYLGEIRYDLTVTSLTSLSVLGSGDATADFAGASDPIILVKGSGSVDATGIDGQTASLTVDGSGSITADAAVRALTARIDGSGGISINGSTTDQIVEIRGSGGYEALELQSANTRIVTRGAGDAELLVSDTLDVIIDGSGDVEYSGDPRVTKSISGSGDLVQR; encoded by the coding sequence ATGCGATCACGTCTTCTCGTCCTCTCTGCTGCCGCCCTTCTCATCGGTTCGGCGCTCACCGGATGCACGTCGTTCGGCGCAGGCCCCAGAGTCACCGAGAGCCTGACGATCGACGATGTGTCCGCTGTCGAGCTGGATACGGGCGGCAGCCTTCACATCACGCTGGGGAACGCACCATCGCTGACGGTGACTGCCGGAGCGAAGGTGATCGATCTGCTCACCGCGGAAGTGTCCGCCGGTGTGCTGCGCCTCGGCACGCACGGGGAGTTCTTCGAGTACCTCGGCGAGATCCGTTACGACCTCACCGTGACCTCGCTGACCTCACTCTCCGTGCTGGGCTCGGGCGACGCCACGGCCGACTTCGCCGGGGCATCCGACCCGATCATCCTCGTCAAAGGATCAGGGAGCGTCGATGCCACCGGAATCGACGGACAGACTGCCTCGCTCACCGTCGACGGTTCGGGTTCGATAACCGCGGATGCGGCGGTCAGAGCACTCACCGCGCGGATCGACGGCTCCGGCGGCATCAGCATCAACGGCAGCACCACGGATCAGATCGTCGAGATCCGCGGGTCAGGCGGTTACGAGGCCCTCGAGCTGCAGAGCGCCAATACGCGGATCGTCACGCGCGGCGCCGGCGATGCCGAGCTCCTCGTCTCCGACACGCTCGACGTGATCATCGACGGGAGCGGCGACGTCGAGTACTCCGGCGATCCGCGCGTGACGAAGAGCATCTCCGGCTCGGGCGACCTCGTGCAGCGCTGA